One window of Dermacentor albipictus isolate Rhodes 1998 colony chromosome 9, USDA_Dalb.pri_finalv2, whole genome shotgun sequence genomic DNA carries:
- the LOC139049531 gene encoding transcription factor Jun-like — METTFYEDSSGGNSARPTMHQPAQQQQQQQLSRREELSSRKRSMTLDLNSAGRPERSKQARCSGLLTSPDLNMLQLASPELERLIIAHNGLVTTPTPTPTTLFSRTATEEQEQYARGFVDALAQLHQQQQAPQQQPPALQQHTTSGPDMSDSGASTSNDSFILPSSSEHSAAGGDVKDEPQTVPRLGATPPLSPIDMRDQERIKLERKRLRNRIAASKCRKRKLERISRLEEKVNALKSENAELGSMVSLLRDQVCRLKQEVMTHVKQGCQIMVSSYAP, encoded by the coding sequence ATGGAGACCACTTTCTACGAGGACAGTAGCGGAGGCAACAGCGCGCGCCCAACGATGCATCAGCCagcacagcaacagcagcagcagcagctgtcgaGGCGCGAGGAGTTGAGTTCGCGCAAGCGGAGCATGACCCTGGACTTGAACAGCGCGGGGAGACCCGAGCGCAGCAAGCAGGCCCGTTGCTCGGGCCTGCTCACCTCTCCGGACCTGAACATGCTGCAGCTGGCGTCGCCGGAGCTCGAGCGGCTCATCATCGCTCACAACGGACTGGTGaccacgccgacgccgacaccgaccaCGCTGTTCTCGCGGACCGCCACCGAGGAACAGGAGCAGTACGCGCGCGGTTTCGTCGACGCGCTCGCTCAGCttcaccagcagcagcaagcgcCTCAACAACAGCCACCTGCGCTCCAGCAGCACACCACGTCGGGCCCCGACATGTCCGACTCGGGCGCCTCGACCTCCAACGACAGTTTCATCCTGCCTTCGTCGTCCGAGCACTCGGCAGCGGGCGGCGACGTGAAAGACGAGCCCCAGACGGTGCCTCGGCTGGGCGCCACGCCGCCGCTGTCGCCCATCGACATGCGCGACCAAGAGAGGATTAAGCTGGAACGGAAGAGGTTGAGGAACCGAATCGCGGCATCAAAGTGCCGTAAGCGAAAGCTCGAGCGCATCTCGCGGCTCGAGGAGAAAGTGAACGCGCTCAAGAGCGAGAACGCCGAGCTTGGCTCCATGGTGAGCCTGCTTCGCGACCAGGTGTGCCGGCTCAAGCAGGAGGTGATGACGCACGTCAAGCAGGGCTGTCAGATCATGGTGTCGTCGTACGCGCCCTAG